A region of Thermoplasmata archaeon DNA encodes the following proteins:
- a CDS encoding NTP transferase domain-containing protein: protein MVRGGTGIGTEQRRGNARAPRVTAIVLAAGSSTRMGQPKPLLRIAGRPLLAQVLATVRKSQAAETVVVLGHEASRVRAEMPLKHVAVVVNPDYEAGMSTSLRSGVHAASRTSNAFLIVLGDQPYVASSTLDRLIASWHPNGPRILIPVFRGRRGNPVLLDRSLANELDTIHGDVGCRALFGNHADEILEVPVEDPAILVDLDTPEQVETLSNGLAAGRPIPELLQALLPTPQEAREMGTGHGTERPRPSRHTDLQALAVDLDGRGEPYVVATVVRVTRPTSGKVGNRAIIRPGQDMRGWVGGSCTESAVRAESVAALRDGRPRLLRLSKEPNLRGHEEGVVEYTMECHSGGAMDIYLEPHVPKPQLLIVGDSPIAAALSSFGRLMEYHVTLVAPKATPDAFPDANDVRTDVNDLPIPGKGETFAVVATMGKYDEAALRALAPSRASYVGLVASRKRAAAVRDQLRKEGISEDALARIRNPAGLDLSAQSSEEIALSIMAEITKLRRQGGAKEIPVLELAASPPTVDTVLDVVCGMMVDPATPLLADHGGKTYYFCSEVCRAQFRESPASFLH, encoded by the coding sequence ATGGTTCGCGGGGGAACCGGGATCGGCACGGAACAACGAAGGGGGAACGCACGGGCTCCCAGAGTGACCGCCATCGTGTTGGCCGCCGGCAGCTCGACGCGCATGGGCCAGCCGAAACCGCTCCTCCGGATCGCGGGCCGCCCGCTGCTCGCTCAGGTTCTCGCGACGGTCCGGAAATCCCAGGCGGCCGAGACGGTCGTCGTGCTCGGGCACGAGGCGAGCCGCGTCCGGGCCGAGATGCCCTTGAAGCATGTCGCCGTGGTCGTCAATCCGGACTACGAAGCGGGCATGAGCACATCCCTTCGGTCAGGGGTTCACGCGGCGAGCCGGACCTCGAACGCGTTCCTCATCGTCCTCGGCGACCAACCCTACGTCGCGAGCTCGACCCTCGATCGCCTCATCGCCTCGTGGCACCCGAACGGTCCGAGGATCTTGATTCCCGTGTTCCGGGGCCGACGAGGGAATCCCGTGCTTCTCGACCGCTCCCTCGCGAACGAATTGGACACCATTCACGGAGATGTCGGGTGCCGGGCGCTGTTCGGCAACCATGCCGACGAGATCCTGGAGGTCCCCGTCGAAGACCCGGCAATCCTGGTTGACCTCGATACGCCCGAGCAGGTCGAGACCCTCTCGAACGGGCTCGCCGCCGGTCGCCCGATCCCGGAGCTCCTACAAGCTCTGCTGCCGACGCCGCAGGAGGCCCGCGAGATGGGTACTGGCCACGGAACGGAGCGCCCACGGCCTTCGCGCCACACGGACTTGCAGGCCTTGGCCGTGGACCTTGACGGGCGTGGGGAGCCGTACGTGGTCGCGACCGTCGTCCGAGTGACGCGTCCGACCTCGGGCAAGGTGGGTAACCGGGCCATCATCCGGCCCGGCCAGGACATGCGAGGCTGGGTGGGCGGGAGCTGCACCGAATCCGCGGTCCGTGCGGAATCCGTGGCGGCCCTGCGCGACGGCAGGCCGCGCCTCCTCCGCCTCTCCAAGGAGCCGAACCTCCGCGGCCACGAGGAGGGCGTGGTCGAGTACACAATGGAGTGTCACAGCGGTGGTGCCATGGACATCTACCTAGAGCCCCACGTACCAAAGCCCCAGCTATTAATCGTCGGCGACTCGCCGATCGCGGCCGCCCTCTCGTCCTTTGGCCGGCTCATGGAGTACCACGTGACCCTCGTGGCCCCGAAGGCGACACCCGACGCGTTCCCCGACGCGAATGACGTACGCACGGATGTGAATGATCTCCCGATTCCGGGGAAGGGAGAGACGTTCGCGGTCGTGGCCACCATGGGCAAGTACGACGAGGCGGCGCTCCGCGCGTTGGCGCCGTCCCGCGCGAGCTACGTCGGGCTCGTCGCGAGCCGCAAACGCGCGGCCGCGGTCCGGGACCAGCTCCGCAAGGAAGGGATCTCAGAGGATGCCCTCGCGCGAATCCGGAACCCCGCGGGCCTCGATCTCTCCGCGCAGAGCTCCGAGGAAATCGCGCTCAGCATCATGGCGGAAATCACGAAGCTCCGACGGCAGGGAGGCGCGAAGGAGATCCCGGTCCTGGAGCTCGCGGCGTCGCCTCCCACCGTGGACACGGTCCTCGACGTCGTCTGCGGCATGATGGTGGATCCCGCAACGCCGCTCCTCGCGGACCACGGGGGCAAGACGTACTACTTCTGTTCCGAGGTGTGCCGCGCCCAGTTCCGGGAATCGCCCGCCAGTTTCCTCCATTGA
- a CDS encoding XdhC family protein: MWAQEFAQRVQELSSRREPFALATVTKTEGSTLAKTGFKILIAHDGEIVGGTLGGGCPEGPIVELAKRTMKDGVPQLLRVHLVDAEQEIKGTFGEPKADEIYVETNCGGTLDVFVEPMLPAERLVIVGQGGKDDVEEGLVHLGKALGFEVVVVDPAPQLHEEPDRVIEASDLDLKALPLGCRDSVIVLTKGERDVGVLESLAHANARFVGLLASRHRLQKDLGELASHGVPKTFLEGLHAPIGLDIGAKTPAELALAILADVIATKYGKDVSHHANPG, from the coding sequence CCCAGAGGGTCCAGGAGCTGTCGTCGCGGAGGGAACCCTTCGCCCTCGCGACGGTCACGAAGACGGAAGGGTCGACCCTCGCGAAGACGGGCTTCAAGATCCTGATCGCCCACGATGGCGAGATCGTCGGGGGCACCTTGGGCGGTGGCTGCCCCGAGGGGCCCATCGTCGAGCTCGCGAAGCGCACGATGAAGGATGGGGTGCCGCAGCTCCTCCGGGTCCATCTCGTCGACGCGGAGCAAGAGATCAAAGGGACATTCGGTGAGCCGAAGGCCGACGAAATCTACGTGGAGACCAACTGCGGGGGGACCCTGGACGTGTTCGTGGAACCCATGCTGCCGGCGGAGCGGCTTGTGATCGTGGGCCAAGGTGGCAAGGACGACGTGGAGGAAGGGCTGGTCCACCTCGGCAAGGCGCTTGGCTTCGAAGTCGTCGTCGTGGACCCGGCGCCCCAGCTCCACGAGGAGCCCGACCGGGTGATCGAGGCATCGGACCTCGACCTGAAAGCGCTTCCCCTCGGGTGCCGCGACTCCGTGATCGTGCTCACGAAGGGCGAGCGGGATGTGGGTGTGCTCGAGTCCCTGGCCCACGCCAACGCGCGGTTCGTCGGACTGCTCGCGAGTCGCCACCGGCTCCAGAAGGACCTCGGCGAACTGGCGTCGCACGGCGTGCCCAAAACCTTTCTGGAGGGCCTTCATGCGCCTATCGGCCTGGACATCGGGGCCAAGACGCCCGCGGAACTGGCCCTCGCAATCCTGGCGGACGTCATCGCGACCAAGTATGGGAAGGATGTCTCCCACCACGCGAACCCCGGATAG
- a CDS encoding aerobic carbon-monoxide dehydrogenase large subunit: AVITGKDLEAAKLAWMPTLMSDKQMVLPTDRVMFQGQEVVAVVATSRYAAADGAAAVEVDYEPLPVVVDPFKALEPGAPILRPDKGTNTNHIWHWEVGDKQGTADALKRSDVVVQEKFYIPRIHVCSIETCGCVAQFDRAMGKLTVWMTTQAPHAIRTVFAIVSGLPEHKIRIISPDIGGGFGGKVPVYPGYVLAVVAALKTGHPVKWVEDRSENIQSDSFARDYHIVAELGASKDGKLTALRVKTVADHGYTDAAANPSKFPAGLFHIITGSYPFSKAFVEVDGAYTNKPPGGIAYRCSFRVTEAAYTIERMVDVLAHKMGIDPAEFRMKNFIPPNAFPYESALGWTYDSGNYPAALRKAMDLIGYDALRKEQQEKRKRGEYMGIGISSFTEIVGAGPSKQFDILGLKMFDSCEIRIHPTGKAMARLGTKSQGQGHETTYAQILAEELGLPAEDIEIEEGDTDTAPYGLGTYASRSTPTSGAAAAMAARKIRDKAKLIAAHLLEVSPDDIEWKDHKFQVKGVPGKAKTMQEVAFAAYTNHPQGMEAGLEAVDYYDPPNLTYPFGSYICVVDIDKETGEVKIRRFVAVDDCGTIINPMIVEGQIHGALTMGFAASMLEEIEYDENGNIQGGSFMDYLLPTAVETPKWETGKTTTPSPHHPFGAKGVGESATVGSPAAIVNAVVDALSPLGVTHIDIPITPWKVWNILHAKGVS; this comes from the coding sequence TGGCCGTGATCACGGGCAAGGATCTCGAGGCCGCGAAGCTCGCCTGGATGCCCACGCTCATGTCGGACAAGCAGATGGTCCTGCCGACGGACCGCGTCATGTTCCAAGGCCAGGAGGTCGTTGCGGTGGTCGCCACGAGCCGGTACGCCGCCGCGGACGGCGCCGCGGCCGTGGAGGTGGACTACGAGCCGCTGCCCGTGGTCGTGGATCCGTTCAAGGCCCTGGAGCCGGGCGCCCCCATCCTGCGCCCGGACAAGGGGACGAACACGAACCACATCTGGCACTGGGAAGTCGGCGACAAGCAGGGCACGGCCGATGCGCTGAAGAGATCCGACGTGGTCGTCCAGGAGAAGTTCTACATCCCGCGGATCCACGTCTGCTCCATCGAGACCTGCGGCTGCGTGGCCCAGTTCGATCGGGCCATGGGAAAGCTCACGGTCTGGATGACGACCCAGGCGCCCCATGCGATTCGCACGGTCTTCGCCATCGTCTCCGGGCTCCCGGAGCACAAGATCCGGATCATCTCGCCGGACATCGGCGGCGGATTCGGTGGCAAGGTGCCCGTGTACCCCGGCTACGTCCTCGCCGTGGTCGCGGCCCTCAAGACGGGCCACCCCGTGAAGTGGGTCGAGGACCGCTCGGAGAACATCCAGTCGGACTCCTTCGCTCGGGACTACCACATCGTCGCGGAGCTCGGCGCATCCAAGGACGGGAAGCTCACCGCGCTCCGGGTGAAGACGGTCGCGGACCACGGCTACACGGACGCGGCTGCGAACCCGTCCAAGTTCCCCGCGGGGCTCTTCCACATCATCACCGGCTCGTATCCGTTCAGCAAGGCCTTCGTCGAGGTCGACGGCGCGTACACGAACAAGCCCCCGGGCGGCATCGCGTACCGGTGTTCCTTCCGGGTCACGGAGGCCGCGTACACGATCGAGCGCATGGTGGACGTCCTGGCGCACAAGATGGGCATCGACCCCGCGGAGTTCCGCATGAAGAACTTCATCCCACCGAATGCGTTCCCCTACGAGTCCGCCCTCGGGTGGACCTACGACAGCGGTAACTACCCCGCGGCCCTCCGGAAGGCGATGGACCTCATCGGGTACGACGCCCTGCGCAAGGAGCAGCAGGAGAAGCGTAAGCGCGGGGAGTACATGGGCATTGGGATCTCCAGCTTCACGGAGATCGTGGGGGCAGGCCCATCGAAGCAGTTCGACATCCTGGGCCTGAAGATGTTCGACTCCTGCGAGATCCGGATCCATCCCACGGGCAAGGCGATGGCCCGCCTCGGAACGAAGTCCCAGGGTCAGGGGCATGAGACCACGTACGCTCAGATCCTCGCCGAGGAACTGGGATTGCCCGCGGAGGACATCGAGATCGAGGAGGGCGACACAGACACGGCGCCCTACGGCCTCGGGACCTATGCGAGCCGGAGCACCCCGACTTCGGGAGCCGCCGCCGCCATGGCGGCCCGGAAGATCCGGGATAAGGCGAAGCTCATCGCGGCGCACCTCCTCGAGGTCAGCCCGGACGACATCGAATGGAAGGACCACAAGTTCCAGGTCAAAGGCGTCCCCGGCAAGGCGAAGACCATGCAGGAGGTCGCCTTCGCGGCGTACACGAACCACCCCCAGGGCATGGAGGCGGGGCTCGAGGCCGTCGACTACTACGACCCGCCCAATCTCACGTACCCCTTCGGCAGCTACATCTGCGTCGTGGACATCGACAAGGAGACGGGCGAGGTGAAGATCCGCCGCTTCGTCGCGGTCGACGACTGCGGCACGATCATCAACCCGATGATCGTCGAGGGACAGATCCACGGGGCCCTGACCATGGGATTCGCGGCCTCCATGCTCGAGGAGATCGAGTACGACGAGAACGGGAACATCCAGGGAGGCTCCTTCATGGACTACCTGCTCCCGACCGCCGTGGAGACGCCCAAATGGGAAACGGGGAAGACCACAACGCCGTCGCCCCATCACCCGTTCGGCGCGAAAGGCGTCGGGGAGTCAGCCACGGTCGGATCACCCGCCGCGATCGTGAACGCCGTGGTCGACGCGCTTTCGCCGCTCGGCGTGACGCACATCGACATCCCGATTACGCCGTGGAAGGTCTGGAACATCCTGCACGCCAAGGGCGTTTCCTGA
- a CDS encoding carbon monoxide dehydrogenase subunit G → MLLEGSFGARAPRERVFTFFLTPSDLSTCIDDAHTIEVQDADHFKGTLKSGVGFIKGTFNWSATVAERKAPEAARIKVHGSGMGSGFDIDATIRMEESGGQTTVAWRAEVAMSGPIASMGARLMQGTIDKKTNAFFENARRKLEGA, encoded by the coding sequence ATGCTGCTCGAAGGCTCGTTCGGCGCTCGCGCGCCCCGCGAACGGGTCTTCACCTTCTTCCTGACGCCGAGCGATCTCTCCACGTGCATCGACGACGCGCACACGATCGAGGTGCAGGACGCCGACCATTTCAAGGGGACCCTGAAGTCCGGCGTCGGGTTCATCAAGGGGACCTTCAACTGGTCCGCCACGGTCGCGGAGCGCAAGGCCCCCGAGGCCGCCCGGATCAAGGTGCACGGCTCCGGGATGGGGAGCGGGTTCGACATCGATGCGACGATTCGGATGGAGGAGTCGGGGGGCCAGACGACCGTCGCCTGGCGCGCGGAGGTCGCCATGAGCGGCCCCATCGCCAGCATGGGGGCGCGGCTTATGCAGGGCACGATTGACAAGAAGACGAATGCGTTCTTCGAGAACGCGCGCCGGAAGCTGGAAGGCGCCTAG